In one Aeromicrobium erythreum genomic region, the following are encoded:
- the nuoI gene encoding NADH-quinone oxidoreductase subunit NuoI yields the protein MSDTNGGGSLKETLWDPIAGFGVTFRTMFRKPVTEQYPFEKRPTAPRFHGRHQLNRWPDGLEKCVGCELCAWACPADAIYVEGASNGTSDGTDGGGERFSPGERYGRVYQINYLRCILCGLCIEACPTRALTMTNEYELADDNRADLIYEKSDLLAPLLPGMVEPPHAMLISDDHHDYYAGKTLPVVEVTHGEATE from the coding sequence ATGAGCGACACCAACGGCGGAGGCAGCCTGAAGGAGACGCTGTGGGACCCGATCGCCGGCTTCGGCGTCACGTTCCGCACGATGTTTCGCAAGCCCGTGACGGAGCAGTACCCGTTCGAGAAGCGGCCCACGGCGCCCCGGTTCCACGGCCGGCACCAGCTGAACCGCTGGCCCGACGGGCTCGAGAAGTGCGTGGGCTGCGAGCTGTGCGCCTGGGCGTGCCCGGCCGACGCGATCTACGTCGAGGGCGCCTCGAACGGCACCTCCGACGGCACCGACGGGGGAGGGGAGCGCTTCAGCCCGGGGGAGCGGTACGGCCGCGTCTACCAGATCAACTACCTGCGCTGCATCCTCTGCGGGCTGTGCATCGAGGCGTGCCCGACGCGCGCCCTGACGATGACCAACGAGTACGAGCTGGCCGACGACAACCGCGCCGACCTCATCTACGAGAAGTCCGACCTGCTGGCGCCGCTGCTGCCCGGCATGGTCGAGCCGCCGCACGCGATGCTGATCAGCGACGACCACCACGACTACTACGCGGGCAAGACGCTGCCGGTCGTCGAGGTCACGCACGGGGAGGCGACCGAGTGA